One genomic window of Tenacibaculum tangerinum includes the following:
- a CDS encoding CBS domain-containing protein: MGSQSVKAITTQKERKKFVYHLLKDVDAFERMIRDDLFEKGIQRVGAEQELCLVDQYFRPSLNALKILENVNDPHITTELALFNLEINLDPFELKEDCFVKLEKQLEELLNKVNKEANNIEQNQVILTGILPTLKRKDLVFKNMTPFRRYKTLNKVIKDLRKDDFKLHIQGVEDLILKHNSILFEACNTSFQVHLQIDVDNAIDMYNWSQAIAGPMLSVMCNSPLLLGRELWKETRIALFQQSVDLRNPSYLLREQKPRVSFGNKWVKHSVLELFTDDISRHAPLVTSDFEEDSLALLEKGIMPKLQALNLHNGTLYKWNRLCYGVHNNVAHLRIENRYIPSGPSIKDEIANAVFWVGVMQGMPKEYKKIWKKMAFEDARSNFMNAAKTGIDTYFNWCGKGIPAKKLIKKFFLPIARKGLEKSKIATNDIDYFLGIIEERIDKNTTGASWLIKNKRLLNRKLPKFDTKIVLTETICKNQQQNIPVAQWEDVDLSKSRISTQKNKLYKAMSTELFVANEHDLVELVLRVMKWNKVSHIPVVNNLNKIVGVISKKQLSNFDFSKPINKQKTAKRMMDTGFISLTPETSIDTAKKLMNRGEKTCVLIIEADELVGIFTQNDLSSIQS; the protein is encoded by the coding sequence ATGGGATCACAGTCTGTTAAAGCTATTACTACACAAAAAGAAAGAAAAAAATTTGTTTATCATTTATTAAAAGATGTAGATGCTTTTGAAAGAATGATTAGAGACGATTTGTTTGAAAAAGGAATACAACGAGTCGGAGCAGAACAAGAACTTTGTTTAGTAGATCAATACTTTAGACCCTCATTAAATGCACTAAAAATACTAGAGAATGTCAATGATCCACATATAACTACAGAATTAGCGTTATTTAATTTAGAAATAAATTTAGACCCATTTGAACTAAAAGAAGACTGTTTTGTTAAGCTCGAAAAGCAACTAGAAGAATTGTTAAATAAAGTAAACAAAGAGGCGAACAATATAGAACAAAATCAAGTTATTTTAACAGGAATTTTACCCACTTTAAAAAGAAAAGATTTAGTATTTAAAAATATGACACCTTTTCGGAGGTACAAAACCCTAAATAAAGTTATAAAAGATTTAAGAAAAGACGATTTTAAGTTACATATTCAAGGAGTAGAAGATTTAATTTTAAAACACAATTCGATACTTTTTGAAGCCTGCAATACTAGCTTTCAAGTACACTTACAAATTGATGTTGACAACGCTATCGATATGTACAATTGGTCACAAGCCATTGCTGGCCCTATGCTTTCTGTAATGTGTAATTCACCTTTGCTTTTGGGGAGAGAATTATGGAAAGAAACGCGAATAGCTCTTTTTCAACAAAGTGTAGATTTAAGAAATCCGTCTTATTTATTGCGAGAACAAAAACCTAGAGTATCTTTTGGCAACAAATGGGTAAAACATTCGGTGTTAGAATTATTTACCGATGATATTTCCAGACATGCTCCGTTGGTTACCTCTGACTTTGAAGAAGACTCTTTAGCATTGTTAGAAAAAGGAATTATGCCAAAACTCCAAGCATTGAATTTACACAACGGAACCTTGTATAAGTGGAACCGTTTGTGTTATGGGGTTCATAACAATGTGGCACATTTAAGAATAGAAAACAGGTATATTCCGTCTGGTCCTAGTATAAAAGACGAAATAGCGAATGCTGTTTTTTGGGTAGGAGTAATGCAAGGTATGCCTAAGGAATACAAGAAAATTTGGAAAAAAATGGCTTTTGAAGATGCAAGAAGCAACTTTATGAATGCTGCCAAAACAGGAATAGATACCTATTTTAATTGGTGTGGAAAAGGAATCCCTGCTAAAAAACTCATCAAAAAGTTCTTTCTTCCCATTGCCAGAAAAGGTTTAGAAAAATCGAAAATAGCTACCAATGATATTGATTATTTTTTAGGAATTATTGAAGAAAGAATTGATAAAAATACCACTGGCGCAAGTTGGCTGATAAAAAATAAGCGACTGTTAAATCGAAAATTACCAAAATTTGATACTAAAATAGTGTTGACTGAAACCATTTGTAAAAATCAACAACAAAACATTCCTGTAGCTCAATGGGAAGATGTCGATTTATCAAAATCTCGTATTTCAACCCAAAAAAATAAACTCTACAAAGCGATGTCAACGGAATTATTTGTAGCAAACGAACACGATTTGGTAGAGTTGGTATTGAGAGTGATGAAGTGGAACAAGGTAAGCCACATTCCAGTAGTTAACAATCTTAATAAAATTGTAGGGGTAATCTCTAAAAAACAACTCTCAAATTTTGATTTTTCAAAACCCATAAACAAACAAAAAACCGCAAAAAGAATGATGGACACTGGTTTTATTTCTTTAACACCAGAAACGTCTATAGATACTGCTAAAAAGCTAATGAATAGAGGGGAAAAAACCTGTGTTTTAATTATTGAGGCAGACGAATTGGTGGGAATTTTTACACAAAACGATTTATCTTCAATTCAAAGTTAA
- a CDS encoding succinylglutamate desuccinylase/aspartoacylase family protein produces MKENKIYSSHFNKTITIKRVLGSIKGAHETPTVIFFAGIHGNEIAGVIALNSIISHVEKEAIHFRGNMYAICGNIAAIKKNVRYNKVDLNRIWSQELMHQQQGEDIPEFEEQTAIYNAIKDIVNHNQGPFYFIDLHTTSSDSIPFITISDSLNNRKFSSNFKIPTILGIEEFLEGPLLTFINEFGHVSIGFEAGQHFKESSVDNCIAFVWLALVASGCVAKKDVEKMAFYEHYLSMYNENQEFYEIKYRYVIKEGELFNMLEGFSNFDRISVGDALAMSESKTITAEFDGKIFMPLYQKQGEDGFFIIRKISTFWLSLSRIVRNLHLHTLLKILPGVKSDQNNSYTLIVNPKTARFLATEIFHLFGYRKTVKKNGKLYFFKRDRKVTMIA; encoded by the coding sequence ATGAAAGAAAATAAAATTTATAGTTCACATTTTAATAAAACGATTACCATAAAACGTGTATTAGGTAGCATTAAAGGAGCTCATGAAACTCCAACTGTTATTTTTTTTGCAGGAATTCATGGTAACGAAATAGCAGGAGTTATTGCATTAAATAGCATAATTTCTCATGTAGAAAAAGAAGCGATTCACTTTCGCGGAAATATGTACGCCATTTGTGGTAATATTGCTGCTATTAAAAAAAATGTACGCTATAATAAGGTAGATTTAAATCGCATTTGGTCACAAGAACTTATGCATCAACAGCAAGGTGAAGATATTCCAGAATTTGAAGAACAAACAGCAATTTATAACGCAATAAAAGACATCGTAAATCATAATCAAGGTCCTTTTTACTTTATAGATTTACACACCACATCATCAGACTCCATTCCTTTTATTACCATAAGTGACTCGCTGAACAATAGAAAATTTTCATCCAATTTTAAAATTCCCACTATTTTGGGAATTGAAGAGTTTTTAGAAGGTCCTTTATTAACGTTTATTAATGAATTTGGTCATGTGTCAATAGGTTTTGAAGCGGGGCAACATTTTAAAGAATCTTCCGTAGATAATTGTATCGCTTTTGTATGGCTTGCTTTGGTCGCTTCGGGTTGTGTTGCAAAAAAAGACGTAGAAAAAATGGCTTTTTATGAACATTACCTTTCTATGTATAATGAAAACCAAGAATTTTACGAAATTAAATACCGATATGTGATCAAAGAGGGAGAGCTATTTAATATGTTAGAAGGTTTTTCAAACTTTGATAGAATTAGTGTAGGAGACGCTTTGGCAATGAGTGAGTCAAAAACGATTACAGCTGAATTTGATGGTAAGATATTTATGCCTTTATATCAAAAACAAGGCGAAGATGGTTTTTTTATTATCAGAAAAATCTCAACATTTTGGTTATCCCTTTCTAGAATAGTGAGAAACTTACACTTACATACCCTCTTAAAAATATTACCTGGAGTAAAAAGTGATCAGAATAACTCGTATACCTTAATTGTAAACCCTAAAACAGCAAGGTTTTTAGCTACAGAAATATTTCACTTATTCGGGTACAGAAAAACCGTTAAAAAGAACGGAAAATTATATTTCTTTAAACGTGATAGAAAAGTAACCATGATAGCCTAG